In Cotesia glomerata isolate CgM1 unplaced genomic scaffold, MPM_Cglom_v2.3 scaffold_51, whole genome shotgun sequence, one DNA window encodes the following:
- the LOC123274660 gene encoding ran GTPase-activating protein 1, translated as MTSFNFGELQHELEVTATNNETGVSFNGKSLKLNSEKDAEDVCEEIKKCPRLDYLDLEGNTLGPDAAKALSETLASHGGALKRALWKDMFTGRMKTEIPKALEYLGDGLNIAGAHLVELDLSDNAFGPIGVQGLAALLSSSTCYTLQALRLNNNGLGISGGKMLAKALLDCHANSSKEAKPFALKVFIAGRNRLENEGATALAGVFAKLGTLEEVVMPQNGIYHPGVSALATGLSVNPGLKILNLNDNTVGPKGAQALADVLSNFPALETLNLGDCLLKTKGAMVIADALGIQGNHTSLVELNLAFNEIKTRAVESLARATIDKTQLATLQLDGNAFGEAGRNALRQSLKNYDRIESLEQLEEDATDDEVSGEEDEDSEGDGEDGEDTEKEGSEDDDKENGTVKVNTNIQMSTIPKPKKPISVKEFLKEPTGENFLLLEGDRASKLLEHVKSIAIEKNSQDPLQYIDELLPVAMKVSALCGSGYGDIRVEAEKLTDQLYSHLFDYATTNNQMSYVNNNLLVYLGLIKGENKNSNKADWNLEGCFKALEKVSQQDYFPPLTRAMLKLLIERSFPAKSKTYDPCYDVKMSLKTTLDRLQAT; from the exons ATGACTTCGTTCAATTTTGGAGAGCTTCAACACGAGTTGGAAGTTACTGCTACAAATAATGAGACCGGAGTTTCATTTAATGGTAAATCACTAAAATTAAACTCTGAAAAAGATG ctgAGGATGTGTGCGaggagataaaaaaatgtccTCGATTGGACTATTTAGACTTAGAAGGTAACACTCTGGGCCCGGATGCTGCTAAAGCGTTATCGGAAACCCTGGCGAGCCATGGTGGTGCTTTGAAACGAGCATTGTGGAAAGACATGTTTACCGGCAGAATGAAAACAGAGATTCCGAAGGCCCTAGAGTACTTGGGAGACGGGTTGAATATCGCTGGAGCACACTTGGTTGAACTGGATCTCAGTGATAATGCATTTGGGCCGATTGGAGTTCAAGGGCTTGCTGCATTATTGAGTTCAAGCACGTGTTACACGCTACAGGCGCTGAGACTTAACAACAATGGTCTGGGAATATCCGGTGGAAAAATGCTGGCGAAAGCTCTGCTGGATTGTCATGCCAACAGCTCTAAGGAAGCGAAGCCTTTTGCGCTTAAAGTTTTCATTGCAGGGCGTAATCGTCTGGAGAACGAGGGAGCCACGGCTTTGGCTGGTGTCTTCGCTAAGCTTGGAACACTCGAAGAAGTTGTAATGCCTCAAAATGGAATTTACCATCCGGGAGTTTCTGCACTGGCAACTGGGCTGTCAGTTAATCcaggattaaaaattttgaatttaaatgacAACACTGTGGGTCCTAAAGGTGCTCAAGCTCTTGCAGATGTTCTGTCTAATTTTCCTGCTCTGGAGACTTTGAATCTGGGAGATTGTCTGCTAAAAACTAAAGGAGCAATGGTAATTGCTGATGCTTTGGGAATTCAAGGCAATCACACCTCTTTGGTAGAACTTAATCTGGcgtttaatgaaataaaaacgAGAGCTGTAGAATCGCTGGCCAGAGCTACGATTGACAAGACCCAGCTGGCGACTTTACAGCTAGACGGGAATGCTTTTGGCGAAGCTGGTAGAAACGCTTTGCGTCAATCCTTGAAAAATTACGACAGAATTGAATCATTGGAACAGCTTGAGGAAGACGCGACTGATGACGAAGTGAGTGGTGAAGAAGATGAAGATTCTGAGGGTGACGGTGAAGATGGCGAAGATACTGAGAAAGAAGGTAGCGAGGATGATGATAAAGAAAATGGAACAGTCAAAGTTAATACGAATATTCAAATGTCTACTATTCCTAAACCCAAAAAACCGATAAGTGTTAAGGAATTTTTGAAAGAACCTactggagaaaattttttgctgcTCGAAGGCGACAGAGCCAGCAAACTCTTAGAGCATGTTAAG agtattgcaattgaaaaaaattctcaagatCCTTTACAGTATATTGATGAATTGCTACCCGTTGCCATGAAAGTATCAGCTTTATGTGGAAGTGGATATGGAGACATTAGAGTTGAAGCTGAAAAATTGACTGATCAATTGTACTCTCATCTCTTTGATTACGCGACGACTAATAATCAGATGTCTTATGTCAATAATAATCTTCTGGTTTACCTAGGACTCATcaag ggtgaaaataaaaattcaaataaagcTGATTGGAATTTGGAAGGATGTTTTAAAGCACTTGAGAAAGTAAGCCAACAAGATTATTTTCCACCATTAACTAGAGCTATGTTGAAGCTCTTAATTGAAAGATCATTCCCAGCTAAGAGCAAAACCTATGATCCGTGCTACGACGTAAAGATGTCTTTAAAAACCACTTTGGATAGATTACAAgctacataa
- the LOC123274659 gene encoding ubiquitin carboxyl-terminal hydrolase 47 isoform X1 encodes MVVVAGEGIGDVVHDIPLCNVTKDKDSHRTVPELEDCSDPNKMKTKIKIKKTIVVVAGEAKFPAKIIDTENNLIADYSVLLMAPNSIVSQVRQAVSICCKDSPSIDKFNLYLTQGENHFPLDDMTKTLDDYGVNFDSPKVNEASGQLTFERHNNDCKYEYSSTEDVYLEFKLYYEEQKHLLNISFLVSKATWVEDLIANIKEHVNFLFDNKNTVKFTLLYSGISISSFKSYHNTTIGEFGFDFSKSAEVILKLRVCTTPNWEDSHSPTRNRRNASTTDGFDYSAALRGADDSGLSQNKESDSRPTSNNKTVKNEMERFSPSGNFSGSPKVERKYVTERKSDISYVGLVNQAMTCYLNSLLQALYMTPEFRNALYNWEYVEGSEKDEANSIPYQLQKLFLNLQTSQKTAVETTSLTKSFGWDSTEAWQQHDIQELCRVMFDALEQKFKNTEQADLINRFYEGKMIDYVKCLECQMEKSREDTFLDIPLPVKPFGSTVAYNSVEEALRGFVQPETLNDTNQYFCENCNKKCDAHKGLKFTKFPYLLTLHLKRFDFDYQTFHRIKLNDKVTFPDILNLNSLIPSSASLDDNEADSPLSEEVDECLPCENGFTSGEPTPSSSEQNDDEGIDMNNASTSSVNSQENDRNRNNKNPPGPYKYELFSIMIHSGSAGGGHYYAYIKDFKTQEWLCFNDQNVSPITHDDIQKSYGGGPSRVYYSGAYSSSTNAYMLMYRQIDPERNALPMQVNDFPKHIQEVLRKMKEQEERRNAENSMNYQKFQIFCHHPKEKKRINTKIYLFEENESLSDLTKNAYDQLNLKDYVDLNQCRLVAYDPEPDFIQRSFEGAEQKSIASITQSSGSYQTISSPYNLLMEIKNKNDKFKVYHPGEIATKVFLVNVNSHRIVDGPVSVRVKTSATLTDYCKLVAEAFNQKPFSMHIVLMKNNTNSIVLQENDSHPLEYKGFTSGCKVFVSSHLDSNPLKKFTESTLKAMVESFANIIVLNIELPDMRNEVLKELNIQLLESKKEAKDEKVMANGLPISKPVVNGESGVNAEKHDIVDGEVQKSGEDEPTGWNSLQAEGEEWQERSTSEDSSLSDSDRTLVGDASEDDETSNVIQDLFTPTRENWGVDDQVDYCFKVKSKPGSSPDQIQLLVDQHITMESLRKHLEQYIRIPLECFKVIQQTNNTEDIKFMRPRSTPRSFEDGQTLTIQLDRALRDGEFKVKLHYLWVGYMTRPTEYNLVGEWIVSKEATVAQTKKEIIEDLKANSNIDVSYEKCRLRKKFSATPSKVLFDHQKFKDIELINQELIVQELPDKDNVTDPNQIVINAIKFLVQDSVESYEIALSNNTLSELATKLAELTGINAENLNFVKLDWINYGGYADAIDSYKWINLNDESWNLSTLEDGALIYYKDGTEENNYSSNEDDDKSKQNTFDERRLALDSNVNNMRDKTRRFRFCKESSYNSPRRERALKIYFDNK; translated from the exons ATGGTGGTGGTAGCTGGTGAAGGTATTGGAGATGTTGTCCATGATATCCCACTTTGTAATGTGACAAAAGATAAAGATTCGCATAGAACAGTAcctg AATTAGAAGATTGTAGTGACCCAAACAAAATGAAGACAAAGATAAAAATCAAGAAGACAATAGTAGTAGTGGCTGGTGAAGCTAAATTTCCGGCGAAAATTATCGACacggaaaataatttaatagccGATTATTCGGTGCTACTGATGGCGCCGAACTCGATCGTGAGCCAAGTCAGGCAGGCGGTTTCGATCTGCTGCAAAGACTCACCCTCAATTGACAAATTCAATTTGTATCTAACGCAGGGAGAAAATCATTTTCCGCTGGACGACATGACCAAGACCCTGGACGATTACGGCGTTAATTTCGACTCACCAAAAGTCAACGAAGCGAGTGGGCAGCTTACTTTTGAGCGACATAACAACGATTGCAAGTATGAGTACAGTAGCACCGAGGATGTCTACCTAGAGTTCAAGCTTTATTACGAGGAACAGAAGCATTTGCTGAACATCAGTTTTCTTGTCTCTAAGGCGACCTGGGTAGAAGACTTGATAGCCAACATAAAAGAACATGTCAATTTTCTTTTCGATAACAAAAATACTGTGAAATTCACACTCTTGTACAGTGGAATCTCAATATCTTCATTTAAATCGTATCACAATACAACGATAGGTGAATTTggttttgatttttcaaaatcagcCGAGGTGATACTTAAACTTCGAGTGTGTACCACTCCCAACTGGGAGGACAGTCACTCTCCGACGAGGAACAGAAGAAACGCTAGCACAACCGATGGGTTTGATTATTCAGCCGCGTTACGTGGTGCAGATGACTCAGGACTCAGTCAAAACAAAGAAAGTGATAGTAGACCCACATCGAACAacaaaacagtaaaaaatgaaatggaACGTTTCAGTCCATCTGGTAATTTTTCAGGATCGCCAAAAGTTGAGCGTAAATATGTCACCGAGCGCAAGTCAGACATATCTTATGTCGGTCTTGTTAATCAAGCGATGACTTGTTATTTGAACAGTCTTCTTCAGGCGCTTTATATGACACCAGAATTTCGCAACGCCCTCTACAACTGGGAGTATGTAGAGGGTTCCGAGAAAGACGAGGCTAACAGCATCCCTTAccaattacaaaaattatttctgaaTCTCCAAACATCGCAAAAGACTGCGGTAGAAACTACTTCGTTGACTAAGAGCTTCGGGTGGGATTCGACAGAGGCTTGGCAGCAGCATGACATTCAGGAACTTTGTCGCGTTATGTTTGACGCTCTAGAGCAAAAGTTTAAAAACACTGAGCAAGCTGACCTGATAAACAGATTCTATGAAGGTAAAATGATTGATTATGTCAAGTGTCTGGAGTGTCAAATGGAAAAATCCCGCGAAGATACTTTCCTAGACATCCCGCTGCCTGTAAAACCATTTGGCAGTACTGTCGCTTATAACAGTGTTGAGGAAGCTCTCAGAGGGTTCGTACAGCCGGAAACTCTTAATGATACTAATCAgtatttttgtgaaaattgcAACAAAAAATGTGACGCTCACAAGGGGCTCAAATTTACAAAGTTTCCTTATTTACTAACGTTACATCTAAAAAGATTTGATTTCGATTATCAAACATTTCACCGCATTAAGTTAAACGATAAGGTTACTTTTCCAGATATTCTTAACTTAAATTCGCTGATACCCTCGTCAGCGTCGCTGGACGACAACGAAGCTGACTCGCCACTGTCTGAAGAAGTTGACGAGTGTCTTCCCTGCGAAAATGGGTTCACTTCAGGGGAGCCAACACCTTCCAGCAGCGAGCAGAATGACGACGAGGGTATTGATATGAATAACGCATCGACGTCGAGCGTTAACAGTCAAGAAAACGATCGCAATCGCAACAATAAAAATCCTCCAGGTCCTTATAAATATGAACTCTTCTCGATAATGATCCACAGCGGCAGTGCAGGAGGTGGACATTACTATGCGTACATAAAGGACTTTAAAACTCAAGAGTGGTTGTGCTTCAATGATCAAAATGTGTCTCCGATAACTCATGACGACATTCAAAAGTCTTACGGCGGTGGTCCCAGCCGAGTCTACTACAGCGGGGCTTACAGCAGCAGTACCAACGCTTACATGCTCATGTACCGGCAAATTGATCCAGAGAGAAACGCTTTACCAATGCAGGTCAATGATTTTCCTAAGCATATTCAGGAGGTGTTGAGAAAAATGAAAGAACAAGAAGAGCGAAGGAATGCCGAGAATTCTATGAACTatcaaaaattccaaattttctGTCACCAtcctaaagaaaaaaaacgtataaacacaaaaatatatttgtttgAGGAAAATGAATCTTTGTCAGATCTAACAAAAAACGCTTATGATCAACTTAATCTTAAAGACTATGTAGATTTGAACCAATGTCGTCTCGTTGCTTATGATCCGGAACCTGATTTTATACAGCGCAGTTTTGAGGGTGCTGAACAGAAAAGTATTGCTTCGATAACGCAGTCATCTGGCTCGTACCAAACTATTTCATCGCCGTACAATTTGCTCAtggagataaaaaataagaatgataAGTTCAAAGTGTATCATCCTGGTGAAATAGCAACTAAAGTCTTCCTTGTTAATGTTAATTCTCACAGGATCGTCGACGGACCAGTTAGTGTCCGTGTGAAGACCAGCGCGACACTTACTGATTACTGTAAATTAGTTGCGGAAGCTTTTAACCAAAAGCCCTTCTCGATGCACATTGTGCTTATGAAGAACAATACTAACAGTATTGTGCTTCAAGAAAACGATTCTCATCCGCTAGAATACAAAGGTTTCACTAGCGGGTGCAAAGTCTTTGTGTCCTCGCACTTGGACTCGAATCCTCTGAAAAAGTTCACCGAGTCGACGCTCAAGGCCATGGTGGAATCCTTCGCTAACATTATTGTTCTGAATATCGAGCTCCCGGATATGAGGAACGAGGTCTTGAAGGAGCTCAATATTCAGCTGTTGGAGTCCAAAAAGGAGGCTAAAGATGAAAAAGTTATGGCAAATGGTTTACCGATCAGCAAACCGGTGGTTAATGGTGAGTCGGGTGTTAATGCTGAGAAACACGATATTGTAGATGGAGAAGTCCAGAAGTCGGGTGAAGATGAGCCTACTGGGTGGAACTCACTGCAAGCTGAAGGCGAAGAATGGCAGGAGAGAAGCACTTCAGAGGACAGCAGTCTCAGTGACAGCGACAGGACTCTGGTTGGTGATGCGTCCGAAGACGACGAGACGAGCAATGTCATTCAAGATTTATTTACACCCACCCGAGAAAACTGGGGGGTAGATGATCAAGTAGATTACTGCTTTAAGGTTAAAAGTAAACCTGGGAGTTCCCCCGACCAGATTCAGCTGCTGGTTGACCAGCACATCACCATGGAGTCTCTGAGGAAACACTTGGAGCAGTATATTAGAATACCACTGGAGTGCTTTAAAGTAATCCAACAGACTAACAACACCGAGGATATTAAATTCATGCGTCCAAGATCAACACCGCGCAGTTTCGAAGACGGCCAGACGCTTACTATACAGCTGGATCGCGCGCTCAGAGACGGAGAGTTTAAAGTTAAGCTTCATTATCTGTGGGTGGGCTACATGACTAGGCCTACCGAGTACAACTTAGTGGGCGAGTGGATTGTCTCGAAAGAAGCCACGGTGGCCCAgactaaaaaagaaataattgaagatCTTAAAGCCAATAGCAACATTGATGTGTCTTATGAGAAATGTcgactgagaaaaaaattttctgccaCGCCGTCAAAGGTCTTGTTCGATCACCAGAAGTTCAAAGATATCGAGCTTATTAATCAAGAGCTGATTGTTCAAGAGCTGCCGGACAAAGATAATGTTACTGATCCCAATCAGATTGTTATCAATGCTATCAAGTTTCTGGTTCAGGATTCTGTCGAGTCGTATGAAATCGCTCTGAGCAACAATACTTTGAGTGAATTGGCTACTAAg
- the LOC123274659 gene encoding ubiquitin carboxyl-terminal hydrolase 47 isoform X2, whose protein sequence is MKTKIKIKKTIVVVAGEAKFPAKIIDTENNLIADYSVLLMAPNSIVSQVRQAVSICCKDSPSIDKFNLYLTQGENHFPLDDMTKTLDDYGVNFDSPKVNEASGQLTFERHNNDCKYEYSSTEDVYLEFKLYYEEQKHLLNISFLVSKATWVEDLIANIKEHVNFLFDNKNTVKFTLLYSGISISSFKSYHNTTIGEFGFDFSKSAEVILKLRVCTTPNWEDSHSPTRNRRNASTTDGFDYSAALRGADDSGLSQNKESDSRPTSNNKTVKNEMERFSPSGNFSGSPKVERKYVTERKSDISYVGLVNQAMTCYLNSLLQALYMTPEFRNALYNWEYVEGSEKDEANSIPYQLQKLFLNLQTSQKTAVETTSLTKSFGWDSTEAWQQHDIQELCRVMFDALEQKFKNTEQADLINRFYEGKMIDYVKCLECQMEKSREDTFLDIPLPVKPFGSTVAYNSVEEALRGFVQPETLNDTNQYFCENCNKKCDAHKGLKFTKFPYLLTLHLKRFDFDYQTFHRIKLNDKVTFPDILNLNSLIPSSASLDDNEADSPLSEEVDECLPCENGFTSGEPTPSSSEQNDDEGIDMNNASTSSVNSQENDRNRNNKNPPGPYKYELFSIMIHSGSAGGGHYYAYIKDFKTQEWLCFNDQNVSPITHDDIQKSYGGGPSRVYYSGAYSSSTNAYMLMYRQIDPERNALPMQVNDFPKHIQEVLRKMKEQEERRNAENSMNYQKFQIFCHHPKEKKRINTKIYLFEENESLSDLTKNAYDQLNLKDYVDLNQCRLVAYDPEPDFIQRSFEGAEQKSIASITQSSGSYQTISSPYNLLMEIKNKNDKFKVYHPGEIATKVFLVNVNSHRIVDGPVSVRVKTSATLTDYCKLVAEAFNQKPFSMHIVLMKNNTNSIVLQENDSHPLEYKGFTSGCKVFVSSHLDSNPLKKFTESTLKAMVESFANIIVLNIELPDMRNEVLKELNIQLLESKKEAKDEKVMANGLPISKPVVNGESGVNAEKHDIVDGEVQKSGEDEPTGWNSLQAEGEEWQERSTSEDSSLSDSDRTLVGDASEDDETSNVIQDLFTPTRENWGVDDQVDYCFKVKSKPGSSPDQIQLLVDQHITMESLRKHLEQYIRIPLECFKVIQQTNNTEDIKFMRPRSTPRSFEDGQTLTIQLDRALRDGEFKVKLHYLWVGYMTRPTEYNLVGEWIVSKEATVAQTKKEIIEDLKANSNIDVSYEKCRLRKKFSATPSKVLFDHQKFKDIELINQELIVQELPDKDNVTDPNQIVINAIKFLVQDSVESYEIALSNNTLSELATKLAELTGINAENLNFVKLDWINYGGYADAIDSYKWINLNDESWNLSTLEDGALIYYKDGTEENNYSSNEDDDKSKQNTFDERRLALDSNVNNMRDKTRRFRFCKESSYNSPRRERALKIYFDNK, encoded by the coding sequence ATGAAGACAAAGATAAAAATCAAGAAGACAATAGTAGTAGTGGCTGGTGAAGCTAAATTTCCGGCGAAAATTATCGACacggaaaataatttaatagccGATTATTCGGTGCTACTGATGGCGCCGAACTCGATCGTGAGCCAAGTCAGGCAGGCGGTTTCGATCTGCTGCAAAGACTCACCCTCAATTGACAAATTCAATTTGTATCTAACGCAGGGAGAAAATCATTTTCCGCTGGACGACATGACCAAGACCCTGGACGATTACGGCGTTAATTTCGACTCACCAAAAGTCAACGAAGCGAGTGGGCAGCTTACTTTTGAGCGACATAACAACGATTGCAAGTATGAGTACAGTAGCACCGAGGATGTCTACCTAGAGTTCAAGCTTTATTACGAGGAACAGAAGCATTTGCTGAACATCAGTTTTCTTGTCTCTAAGGCGACCTGGGTAGAAGACTTGATAGCCAACATAAAAGAACATGTCAATTTTCTTTTCGATAACAAAAATACTGTGAAATTCACACTCTTGTACAGTGGAATCTCAATATCTTCATTTAAATCGTATCACAATACAACGATAGGTGAATTTggttttgatttttcaaaatcagcCGAGGTGATACTTAAACTTCGAGTGTGTACCACTCCCAACTGGGAGGACAGTCACTCTCCGACGAGGAACAGAAGAAACGCTAGCACAACCGATGGGTTTGATTATTCAGCCGCGTTACGTGGTGCAGATGACTCAGGACTCAGTCAAAACAAAGAAAGTGATAGTAGACCCACATCGAACAacaaaacagtaaaaaatgaaatggaACGTTTCAGTCCATCTGGTAATTTTTCAGGATCGCCAAAAGTTGAGCGTAAATATGTCACCGAGCGCAAGTCAGACATATCTTATGTCGGTCTTGTTAATCAAGCGATGACTTGTTATTTGAACAGTCTTCTTCAGGCGCTTTATATGACACCAGAATTTCGCAACGCCCTCTACAACTGGGAGTATGTAGAGGGTTCCGAGAAAGACGAGGCTAACAGCATCCCTTAccaattacaaaaattatttctgaaTCTCCAAACATCGCAAAAGACTGCGGTAGAAACTACTTCGTTGACTAAGAGCTTCGGGTGGGATTCGACAGAGGCTTGGCAGCAGCATGACATTCAGGAACTTTGTCGCGTTATGTTTGACGCTCTAGAGCAAAAGTTTAAAAACACTGAGCAAGCTGACCTGATAAACAGATTCTATGAAGGTAAAATGATTGATTATGTCAAGTGTCTGGAGTGTCAAATGGAAAAATCCCGCGAAGATACTTTCCTAGACATCCCGCTGCCTGTAAAACCATTTGGCAGTACTGTCGCTTATAACAGTGTTGAGGAAGCTCTCAGAGGGTTCGTACAGCCGGAAACTCTTAATGATACTAATCAgtatttttgtgaaaattgcAACAAAAAATGTGACGCTCACAAGGGGCTCAAATTTACAAAGTTTCCTTATTTACTAACGTTACATCTAAAAAGATTTGATTTCGATTATCAAACATTTCACCGCATTAAGTTAAACGATAAGGTTACTTTTCCAGATATTCTTAACTTAAATTCGCTGATACCCTCGTCAGCGTCGCTGGACGACAACGAAGCTGACTCGCCACTGTCTGAAGAAGTTGACGAGTGTCTTCCCTGCGAAAATGGGTTCACTTCAGGGGAGCCAACACCTTCCAGCAGCGAGCAGAATGACGACGAGGGTATTGATATGAATAACGCATCGACGTCGAGCGTTAACAGTCAAGAAAACGATCGCAATCGCAACAATAAAAATCCTCCAGGTCCTTATAAATATGAACTCTTCTCGATAATGATCCACAGCGGCAGTGCAGGAGGTGGACATTACTATGCGTACATAAAGGACTTTAAAACTCAAGAGTGGTTGTGCTTCAATGATCAAAATGTGTCTCCGATAACTCATGACGACATTCAAAAGTCTTACGGCGGTGGTCCCAGCCGAGTCTACTACAGCGGGGCTTACAGCAGCAGTACCAACGCTTACATGCTCATGTACCGGCAAATTGATCCAGAGAGAAACGCTTTACCAATGCAGGTCAATGATTTTCCTAAGCATATTCAGGAGGTGTTGAGAAAAATGAAAGAACAAGAAGAGCGAAGGAATGCCGAGAATTCTATGAACTatcaaaaattccaaattttctGTCACCAtcctaaagaaaaaaaacgtataaacacaaaaatatatttgtttgAGGAAAATGAATCTTTGTCAGATCTAACAAAAAACGCTTATGATCAACTTAATCTTAAAGACTATGTAGATTTGAACCAATGTCGTCTCGTTGCTTATGATCCGGAACCTGATTTTATACAGCGCAGTTTTGAGGGTGCTGAACAGAAAAGTATTGCTTCGATAACGCAGTCATCTGGCTCGTACCAAACTATTTCATCGCCGTACAATTTGCTCAtggagataaaaaataagaatgataAGTTCAAAGTGTATCATCCTGGTGAAATAGCAACTAAAGTCTTCCTTGTTAATGTTAATTCTCACAGGATCGTCGACGGACCAGTTAGTGTCCGTGTGAAGACCAGCGCGACACTTACTGATTACTGTAAATTAGTTGCGGAAGCTTTTAACCAAAAGCCCTTCTCGATGCACATTGTGCTTATGAAGAACAATACTAACAGTATTGTGCTTCAAGAAAACGATTCTCATCCGCTAGAATACAAAGGTTTCACTAGCGGGTGCAAAGTCTTTGTGTCCTCGCACTTGGACTCGAATCCTCTGAAAAAGTTCACCGAGTCGACGCTCAAGGCCATGGTGGAATCCTTCGCTAACATTATTGTTCTGAATATCGAGCTCCCGGATATGAGGAACGAGGTCTTGAAGGAGCTCAATATTCAGCTGTTGGAGTCCAAAAAGGAGGCTAAAGATGAAAAAGTTATGGCAAATGGTTTACCGATCAGCAAACCGGTGGTTAATGGTGAGTCGGGTGTTAATGCTGAGAAACACGATATTGTAGATGGAGAAGTCCAGAAGTCGGGTGAAGATGAGCCTACTGGGTGGAACTCACTGCAAGCTGAAGGCGAAGAATGGCAGGAGAGAAGCACTTCAGAGGACAGCAGTCTCAGTGACAGCGACAGGACTCTGGTTGGTGATGCGTCCGAAGACGACGAGACGAGCAATGTCATTCAAGATTTATTTACACCCACCCGAGAAAACTGGGGGGTAGATGATCAAGTAGATTACTGCTTTAAGGTTAAAAGTAAACCTGGGAGTTCCCCCGACCAGATTCAGCTGCTGGTTGACCAGCACATCACCATGGAGTCTCTGAGGAAACACTTGGAGCAGTATATTAGAATACCACTGGAGTGCTTTAAAGTAATCCAACAGACTAACAACACCGAGGATATTAAATTCATGCGTCCAAGATCAACACCGCGCAGTTTCGAAGACGGCCAGACGCTTACTATACAGCTGGATCGCGCGCTCAGAGACGGAGAGTTTAAAGTTAAGCTTCATTATCTGTGGGTGGGCTACATGACTAGGCCTACCGAGTACAACTTAGTGGGCGAGTGGATTGTCTCGAAAGAAGCCACGGTGGCCCAgactaaaaaagaaataattgaagatCTTAAAGCCAATAGCAACATTGATGTGTCTTATGAGAAATGTcgactgagaaaaaaattttctgccaCGCCGTCAAAGGTCTTGTTCGATCACCAGAAGTTCAAAGATATCGAGCTTATTAATCAAGAGCTGATTGTTCAAGAGCTGCCGGACAAAGATAATGTTACTGATCCCAATCAGATTGTTATCAATGCTATCAAGTTTCTGGTTCAGGATTCTGTCGAGTCGTATGAAATCGCTCTGAGCAACAATACTTTGAGTGAATTGGCTACTAAg